In Candidatus Delongbacteria bacterium, the genomic window AGAGCATTGTAAAGATGGATACATGATAATTATGAGTAAGAATAAAGATAAAAAGTTTGTTTCTACTGATGAAGATGGTTTGTTTACAATATGGATGTGAGGTGATTGTTAAGAGTGAAGAGTCTGTAGGGGCGCAATTTATTACGCCTTATCTATTTTTAGCCACTGATAACACGAATAAATGCAGAATACATATTCTACAGAAGGACGTTGTCATATCGAACAAAGTGAGATATCTGTTCTATCATTTCAATTCTCAATTTTCCATTTTCAATTGAATAAAACTCCTTTACTCATTGTTGACATTTTATATATTGATAATTTTTATGAACTTTATATCTCGTGTGCAGTAAAAACATATGAAGCAACAAAAATTCATTACTACCTCCTTCAAATAACTCAGGGACCGAAAGGTCCCTTTGTTATATTCAGGAAATGATAATTATATAGTTCTTATGATTGAATAACATCATATTCAATGTTGCTATTTTAGATGTGAAATGTCAAAACCTGGAATGTATAACTTTTTTTCCAATATATTTGTCAACATAGTAATAATGTAAATCATCAAAAGGTATACGATACCAATAGTTATGAATATCTCAAGATAATAATATGTATCACTTGCAAAAAACTTGGCTTGAGCGAACAGTTCTTCGACCTGAATTATATATGCTATAGATGTGTATTTTATCAGGTATATAATTTCATTCGATAAACTTGGGATAGAAAATCTGAATGCTTGAGGGAAAATTACATAACGAATAGATTGCCATTTAGATAAACCGATTGAAAATGAAGCCTCCATCTGCTCAGTAGTAATCGCAAGAAATCCTCCCTTCATATATTCTGCCTGATAAGCTGCTGAGTTCAATACAAATCCAAGTAAAGCTGCTGAATAAGGCGTCATGTTAAAACCAATTGCGGGTAATCCATAATAGATAAAAAATAATTGTACAAGTAAAGGTGTTCCTCTAATCAAAGTAATATACAATTTAGATATGTTTTTGAAGAAAAATCCTCCATACAATGTACCTAAAACAAGAGGGACTCCAATTATAAAACCAACAATTGCTGAAATAATGGTTAGTTTTATAGTTACAACAAGACCGTCTAACATATATGGCATGTATTCAGAGAGTGAAGTCAAAAATTTCATCTAATGTTCTCCATATAGTTCAGATATTTTATTTAAAAAAATTCTAGTTCGTTCGTGTTTTGGCTGTTTGAACATGATAGCAGGTTCAGATTGTTCTAGAATCTTTCCTCCTTCCATGAAAATTATCTCTGAGGCTACAGATTTTGCAAAACCCATCTCATGAGTCACACAGATCATGGTCATACCTTCTTTTGCAAGTTTTTGCATAACAGTTAATACTTCACCAATAAGTTCGGGATCAAGTGCTGAGGTGGGTTCATCAAAAAGCATTAATAAAGGATCCATTGCTAATGCTCTTGCAATTCCTACACGTTGTTGTTGACCTCCTGACAGTTCAGCTGGAAATTTGAATCTATGTTCAAAAAGTCCAACTCTAGATAATTCTTGTTCAGCTTTTTCATAGGCTTGATTTTTACTCATTTTTCTTACTTTTCTCAGCCCAAGAGCCACGTTGTCTAATGCTTTTAAATGTTTAAAAAGTGCAAAATGTTGAAACACCATTCCAATTTTTTGTCTTTCTAGACTAAGATTTATATGTTTTGCCGTAAGATCTTTATCTTGAAGAAAAATTTGCCCTTCCTCGGGGGGATTCAACATATTTATACATCTTAGCATTGTTGATTTTCCTGTTCCAGAAGGTCCAATAATTACTTTAACATCACCTTTTTCAACATTAAATGAAACTCCATTAAGAACTGTATTTGTACCAAAGCGTTTAACAATATTTTCAACTTTTAATAATGACATTGTACATCCTATTTATTACTTATAAATCCTGGAACCTCAAATCTGTCGGAAATTTTTTGAAACATATAGTAGAAAATATGAAATAAAATGAAATAAATTATAGCACAAGCAAGATAAATCTCAAAAGGTTTGAAAGACATGACAATAATATCTCTACCGTTTTTGAGTATCTCTGCTATACCTACTGCATATGCAAGAGGTGAATCCTTCAGAACAATTGTAAATTCGTTAGTAAATCCAGGTAAGGATAACCTTATTGCCTGAGGAAGAATCACATTGAATAATGTTTTAATTTTTGACATACCTAAAGAAATTCCAGCTTCCATCTGTTCTGTGCCAATTGATAACATCGCCCCTCTAAAAACTTGTGACTGATATGCTGAAGATCTTAAACCCAACCCTAGCACTACAGAAATGAAGGGAGGCATATTCAAACCTATTGATGGAAGCCCAAAATAGATAATAAAAAGTAATACCAGAATTGGAATACCTCTAAAAATCCATTCGTAAATATACATCAGTCTATTAACTTTTTTACCACCATAAATTCTAAAAAAAGCTACAAAAATCCCAATTATCATACCTAATAGAATCGAAAGAACTGTAATTTCTATTGCTACTATAGCACCTTTTAAAAGCTCGGGTAAATGCTCTACAATAAAAATTGAGGAATCTGAAAGTTTTGTAAGAAAATCAACAGAATCTCCACTCATAATTTATTCCCCTGTATAAAAAAAGTGACAAATACAGAACTAAATTATGATCTATACTTGTCACTTATTATATCAAATTAAAGGTATTTTCTTAATATTTTAATCCAATCTTCCGAGTTTAAAATCTCTTTCAAAGCCTGATCAACTTTTTCCCTGTATTGTGAACCTTTAGGGAAAGCTATACCATAACTTTCTCCTGAATCAATGGTGTATACGGTTTTAATTGGTTTAAGTTTTTCATAACCTTTTGCTGCACTGTCATCAATAATTACAAGGTCAACATTTCCATTAAGCATATCAGTTATTGCTTCAATATTGGTCGGATACTTTTTTAAGTTCTCTTTTTTCATAATATTTTTATTTATGAGGTTTTCATCAATATAACTTTGTCCTGTAGTTCCTGTCTGTACTCCGATTAGGTAGTTAGCCAAGTCCTCTTCTGATTTTATGGTTAAATCTTTAGTCTTCTCCGAAATAAGAGATTGATTTGCTATGTAATATGGAGAAGAGAAATCAATCTTTTCTTTCCTTTTATCGGTAATGGTCATCGCAGACATAGCCATATCTGCCTTTTTTGATACGAGTGAAGGTATAATTGCGTCAAAATCGATATCTAGAACCTCGACTTTCATTCCGAGTTTTGCTCCAATCAATTTTGCCAGTTCAATATCAATTCCCTTGTGTTCAGCACCTTCTTTGAATTCAAAAGGAGGGTATTCAGCGTTCGTTGCCACTTTTAAAACATTCTCTTCATGCTTTGAACATGAAAGTAGTAAACTCACGGTTAAAACTGATAACAGAAAGAAAGCGATTCTTTTCATGACCGACTCCCGATTTTATTATAGTATTGGTTGCTTTAAGTAGTATATCTTACAAAATATTTAATGTCAAGTTAAAATAACTAATATTTAATAGACGGTATTCTAATAAAAATTATATCGCTTCATTTTGTTAAATTATTGATAAAAAAGCCGATCAATGACCGGCTTATAATTATTTAGTAACATGTAAAATTTCTTCAATCATCTTAACAAAATTTCCATAGGACTGTGCACCTAGTGCCATCTGGGGTTGCTCCCCAACTGGTATAAAGAGTAGCGAAGGAATACTGCTAATTTGGAAAACGGCTGCTAATTCCTGTTCTGCCTCGGTGTCTATTTTATAAATTTTTAACTTTTCTCCATACTCACCTGAAAGTCTGTCAAGAATTGGAGCAACCATTTTACACGGTCCACACCAATCTGCATAAAAATCTATTATCACTGGAACATCACCTTTAAATTTCCACTCTTTATCATTTTCGTAATCAAAAATTTTATCCAAAAATTCTTGTTTTGTAAGTAAGTGTGCCATCTTTTCCTCCATTGCCTTTTTTAAAAATAATACTATATAGTGAAAATACTAAGAATGATAAATATCATGATTTGATAAAAAGTTTATACCAAAGATTCAAAGAAACTAACTGCCACGCGAGTTTATCAATATTTTTTGAAGATATTATACGATTAAGAGTTTTAGTATTTACAATATCAAGTGTTTTTAACTCTTCCAATTGTGTTATGGAATAATCACAAAATTTTTTATTTATCTGATCAGAAATAGGTAATACGAATCCCTTTTTTGACATTTTAAAGGAATCTCGGCTTAAAATGGGTTGGGCAATTTTCTTTAACAAATACTTCAAATTTTTGTCTTTCAACTTAAGTGAATGGGGAATTTTGTAAGATAATTCAATTAGATCTTTAGACAAAAATGGAAATCTTCCCTCCATACTAAAATGCATCATAAATTGGTCATCTCTGTACAATTGATGTTTCCCAAGATACCATATTAGATCAAGATCTTCCACAGTTTTTAAACCATTATTCCTGCTAATATTTTCATAAGATTTATAAAAAATATATTCAGAATTAAATTTAAAATTGAAAATGTCGCTTAAAATTTGATCATCGAAAACAGTTCTCATTTGTCTGTAATATTCAAGATCTGAAATTCCAATCAATCCTTTCAATTTTTTTAGTCTTTTATTC contains:
- a CDS encoding amino acid ABC transporter permease; amino-acid sequence: MKFLTSLSEYMPYMLDGLVVTIKLTIISAIVGFIIGVPLVLGTLYGGFFFKNISKLYITLIRGTPLLVQLFFIYYGLPAIGFNMTPYSAALLGFVLNSAAYQAEYMKGGFLAITTEQMEASFSIGLSKWQSIRYVIFPQAFRFSIPSLSNEIIYLIKYTSIAYIIQVEELFAQAKFFASDTYYYLEIFITIGIVYLLMIYIITMLTNILEKKLYIPGFDISHLK
- a CDS encoding amino acid ABC transporter ATP-binding protein, producing the protein MSLLKVENIVKRFGTNTVLNGVSFNVEKGDVKVIIGPSGTGKSTMLRCINMLNPPEEGQIFLQDKDLTAKHINLSLERQKIGMVFQHFALFKHLKALDNVALGLRKVRKMSKNQAYEKAEQELSRVGLFEHRFKFPAELSGGQQQRVGIARALAMDPLLMLFDEPTSALDPELIGEVLTVMQKLAKEGMTMICVTHEMGFAKSVASEIIFMEGGKILEQSEPAIMFKQPKHERTRIFLNKISELYGEH
- a CDS encoding amino acid ABC transporter permease; amino-acid sequence: MSGDSVDFLTKLSDSSIFIVEHLPELLKGAIVAIEITVLSILLGMIIGIFVAFFRIYGGKKVNRLMYIYEWIFRGIPILVLLFIIYFGLPSIGLNMPPFISVVLGLGLRSSAYQSQVFRGAMLSIGTEQMEAGISLGMSKIKTLFNVILPQAIRLSLPGFTNEFTIVLKDSPLAYAVGIAEILKNGRDIIVMSFKPFEIYLACAIIYFILFHIFYYMFQKISDRFEVPGFISNK
- a CDS encoding transporter substrate-binding domain-containing protein encodes the protein MKRIAFFLLSVLTVSLLLSCSKHEENVLKVATNAEYPPFEFKEGAEHKGIDIELAKLIGAKLGMKVEVLDIDFDAIIPSLVSKKADMAMSAMTITDKRKEKIDFSSPYYIANQSLISEKTKDLTIKSEEDLANYLIGVQTGTTGQSYIDENLINKNIMKKENLKKYPTNIEAITDMLNGNVDLVIIDDSAAKGYEKLKPIKTVYTIDSGESYGIAFPKGSQYREKVDQALKEILNSEDWIKILRKYL
- the trxA gene encoding thioredoxin, which codes for MAHLLTKQEFLDKIFDYENDKEWKFKGDVPVIIDFYADWCGPCKMVAPILDRLSGEYGEKLKIYKIDTEAEQELAAVFQISSIPSLLFIPVGEQPQMALGAQSYGNFVKMIEEILHVTK